From the genome of Myxococcota bacterium:
CGACCACGTGCGCTGGGTGCGCGACGGGAACCTGGTGACTTCGGCCGGTATCTCGGCCGGCATCGACATGGCCCTGTGGCTGGTGGGCCAGATCCACGACCCCGAGTCCGCTCGCAAGGTGCAGCGGATCATGGAGTACGACCCGGCGCCGCCCTACGCGGCGGAGGTGTGAGTCATGAAGATCGCTCTCGCTCTCTACGACAAGTTCACGGCGCTCGACATCATCGGCCCCTACCAGGTGCTCTCGGCGCTGCCCGGCGCCGAGACGTTCTTCGTGGCGGCGCGGCGCGGGCCCGTGGCCGACGACAGCGGCGCGGTGCGGCTCGAGGCCACGCGCAGCTTCGGCGAGGTCGGCGAGGCCGACATCGTGGTGGTCGGCGGCTCGCCGTTCACCCACACGCTGATCCCGAACGACCCGATCATCCCCTGGCTGCGCGCGCTGCACGCGCGCTCTCAGTGGACCACGTCGGTGTGCACGGGCTCGCTGTTGCTGGCCGCGGCGGGTCTCTTGAACGGCCTCGAGGCCACGAGTCACTGGCTGATGCTCGACTATCTCGGCACGCTGGGCGCCAAGCCGACGCCCAAGC
Proteins encoded in this window:
- a CDS encoding DJ-1/PfpI family protein, which translates into the protein MKIALALYDKFTALDIIGPYQVLSALPGAETFFVAARRGPVADDSGAVRLEATRSFGEVGEADIVVVGGSPFTHTLIPNDPIIPWLRALHARSQWTTSVCTGSLLLAAAGLLNGLEATSHWLMLDYLGTLGAKPTPKRVVFAGERIVTAAGVSSGIDMALALVERMGGRDLAETVQLAIEYDPQPPTDAGSPAKARPEIVSGVQKLFAGILGAQT